TAGAAGTGGTACTAGCAATACTAGCGTTAGTAGCATTACTAGCAATATTAGTAACACCAGTGCTAATAGTGATACTACCTATAGTGGCAATACTAATGATAGTAACTATAGTAGCGATGCTCCTGATTGTAATGATAGTAGTGATACCCATGCTAGTGCTGATGATGCCTATAGTAGCAATACTAACGATAGTAGTGACAGTGCCAATACTAGCACTACTAGCAATACCTTGAGTCAGAATCCGGTAGCAGCAATATAGCAATTGTAGTGACAGTAGCAATACTAGCAACAGTAGCAATAGCTGTTGCAATTGGCAGTCCTAACAAAAGTCAGAAAAGTATCGATCGGAACAATAGTAGTGATACTATTGTTAGTAGCATTACTAGTCATAGTATCACTAGTAGTGATACTAACGATTGTAACGATGGCAGCAGTAATAGCGTGATACTAGAGATACTAGCAATAGTAGAGAAACTACACTTACTAGTAGCTGTAATATCATTAGTAGTGTTTCTAGCGGCGCTATCGTTAGTTGCACTACTAGCAATTGTAATGACAGCAGTAGTGTTAGTAGCGAGAGCAGCAAAACTAGTGTGATTGGTGATAACAGCGCTAGTAGCGACACTACCAACACTAACACTGGAACAGATTTTAGTGGTAGTAGCGATTATAACGATGGTAAGGAAACCTCCGTGGGCTCTTTGTACCCGTAATCTGGCGCTTTTTACTCTGAGCTCTGCTTTCAATTCATCAATGATTACGGTTTTCTTAACTGGACCGCAGGACAACGCAGGCCGGAAACGCTTGCCAAACGGACACGAGGaatgttcattaaaaacaaacaaaacaaagaaaaccacGTGAGCCTGATGTTAGGAAAATAGGGTTAGGCAGCTTAGTGAATTAATTgcttggaaataaaaataaattattataaaatagatttctgtacattttacacacacaaacactcacacacacacacacacacatatatatatatatacatatatatatatatatatatatatatatatatatatatagcaataTCTCCACATTTACCATTCAATTACAGGGAtctgacaataataataatagtaataataatcataaaaaatacagataaagaAGTCTTTCCCTCCCATCAATCCCAGCCAAAGTTGTGCGCTGTCATCTGGTAGAACTTCATGTTGAAGGGCCGGTAGAAGTCTCGGAGGCGGCGCACCACCTCGGGGCGGATGTCGGGATGGGTGCGCCCTTTGGTTTTGCCCAGGCAATGGGGCTTGCTGCTCCCCTCGGCCTTCTTGAGGCACGGGAAGCCCTTGGTCTGGTTGAAGTAGAAGTGTTTGTCGGTAATGATGCGCTTGAGGCCCAGGAAGTCCTGCACGCGGCCCAGCTCGCCGGCCGGGTCGCTGATGAGCCGCTCGCCGCTCACAAACAGGATCTGCTCCATGGGGAAGTACTGCAACCAGTTGTCCAGGTGCTTGGCGTAGATGCCGATCTGGATGGCGCTCCACGACGTGTCGATGAGGCCCGTAGTCCTGTTCTTGAAGGTGAGGCTCTCGAAGGACGGAATGTCCGGCTTCTTGGACAGCGTCTGCGTGTAGTCCGAGATGGCCCGGGTGACCGGGTCTCGCACAACCACAATCAGTTTTGTGCCTCGCGACATGGCCGAGATCCGGGCGGGTGCCTCTTTGGTCACAAAGTAGCTGGGGGTCTTCTCCATGGTGATCTGGCCCTCCAGGGTCTTGGGCATCAGATCCCTGCCAGGACGAGAGATGGGAGTTTAGAGATGTTGTGTCATGTAATCAAGTAGATGGACTGTATTTGTGATCAATGACTCACCGAGGCCCACTTAGCCTCATTGGAGGAGTCAAAAAGCAATTAGTTGTTAGGTTAAACCAATTAGCTTGCAGCATTAGCATGATCACTTACTCTCAAGAcatctctctttgcaaagactgaCTGAGGAATTTATAAATGAACCGGaacacaaagacattttgcttAATGCGAAGGCTGTGGAGCTTCTATCCACTACCTCTCCCTCTATCTAGCATTATTGTTCGGCTTTGGTGGAGGCTCTGTGGTTCAATTTCTGGCTAGAGTAACATAATTTGAAAGGttgactaaaaaacaaaaaataatgcgAAAAAATGGCAGACCGATAACTGAGCCCCTACGGGGTGAAACCTCTGAGATAAAAGTTCAGTTAGCCTCATCACATTGCTTGCATTGGGACACCAAGACAAGAGAAAGTCCAATATTTCAGAACTAATTAAAATTAAGGAAACTTTAAATAACAGCACACTTGTCCCAGATTGGTTGCATAATTTGTTCTTTGATTGAGTGGGAATCTATTGCGTGAAGATTCAGGAATTAGGTCCTTTAAAACCAACCAAAAccagaaaaataatataaaacctCATTCTTACTCTAGACTAGCAAAATTCCAATATTTCAGAATTGACAAACATTTAAAGGAGATATCGTAATAGCAAACTCTTCTCGGTACAACTGCACATTTTGTCATTGATTGAGTAGGAATCCGATGAGTGAGGGCTTTGCTATTAAGTGTAATAAAATTTCAGAAaacatataccgtattttcacaaccataaggtgcacttaaaagtcttaaattttctccaaaatggacgggtccatataatgcggcgcgccttatgtgtgcaccgagttccaaaatctataaatgatGTGaagtgatgagcgctccgcttgactgactgggagcattccctgccgacacgctgcttatagaGAGGAAAaccggacgtggctgaggacaacatgcggacgttaaagggggaagggtgcgcgtgaaggaggatgctaaaggcacgcccccagtaggtacatagggccggtatgtgcattgtgcaaaacaacatcggtttggcgaAGGATCCCCGaaaatgactgcggtcaagccagcctccactcgtaaagtagcaatcaagccaaccgcccctaattttgttcatactaggcattacggtaataagtcgccaactcgcggcgaaagccaccttcaaaataaaagcttcccaataatacggacgtcaatgctcttcggttaaggaatgtaaccagcaaggttaatttgaatcttgagatgcattcaaaatgtagtttattaggTTTcggacttttatttttaaatacaatatcagatcttcatcaaacctctttcagtgtagtccttggtggtctgtcacacagatctggacttgtcttgtaaaaaagcaaagcaaaaaaacaagtttaatcAGACTTTCGGGTTAGCGATTATGCTGATCCGAGCGGCACGAATCCCTCAAAGCATTTGCGATCGCGGGAGCGTCAAACAAGAGGACGCTTGGATGGCGAACCAGTAAAAAAAGCGCCAAATTCCACAAGAAGAGGTTCCCccactgcttaaaaaaaaaaaagaaaaaaatcttcacCTCTGACTTTTCTGTGTTGCCAGAAAAGGGGAGAAAAGAGAGCAGGCGGGGTTTGGCTCTTAGGGAAAACAATGCCCATTCTCCTCCCTTGTGATTTATGAGCTGATGCTCTTAAAAGATGCTGTCAGCGAGCTCTTGTGTTTCTTTACCGCCCTTTCAAAGCGGACCCATTGTGTATGGCGGCAAAAAGGTCCGAGGCACATACAAGAGGCGGTTATCGAGGGCCCGGAGAAGCCTTTCAAGGGGTGCGCTTCAATTGGAACATGCGAAAACATCCCGACACCGAGAACATCTACGTGGATGAGAAAGTGACGATGACTTCTCTTTTGAGAACTTTctccccaaatttttttttttaaaaagacaaagtcaAAAGGAGTGATAAGACACAAAGCAGAGGCTCTTGTCACATGACGCCATCAAATGGAGGTCGGCCGCCACCACCCTTGCACCTCCCCCAGCTACCACCCACCAGGTCCCGGCTGAGATAAACAGACAGGAAGTGGGTTATTTCTGTCTGATGTGTCCGTCTTCCTCCTGTCGCGTTTGATTAGACGATAATGGGCCACCGCTGGCTGGCttgtgtttgatacaaaagcTTGTCGCTTGGGTTTGGATGCTGAATGCATTTGAATGTCAAATCGTGGTGGGTTTGTTGCATTTGAATGCAAGCAAATAAGCGGATGGGTTATTGTAGCCTCGGAAAGGCAGGATGatactttgtcttctttttgtcttttgccGATACCGTGcttgaattcaaattaaaccgATGAGCACTCGTGCCCACAAGCGCCATCAACACTTGAGTGGAATCAAAAAGCCTCTCGACTGAGACACTTGAGCAGCACTATACATTCCTCCTGCATTCCATTACCGCTTTCTGACCTTGCAGAAAAAGTCCACTTCTTCAGAACAGATAACATTTTGGGCAAAGTTAGGTAACAGCACACTTTCTTTGACAGAAGCTACATATTTTGTCCTTTAATTGAGTCAGAATCCGTTGAACGAGGACTGTGCTCATAAGTGCGATGAAACTTTTACTTCACTACCCTTTTTATAACCACAGTATGGAAGCTGGAGGTACTGCACCTGAATTCACACAATTTAATGGGCGATCGACCACTCAAGGGGAAACAGCCTCGCGCCCACAAGCACCATCAACACTTGAGTGGGATCCAAAAGCCACTCGAGCACCACTCCACATTCATTCCCGCCTCCATTGATCCCAGAGATTTCCCGGCAGGCTCCATAGGTCCGACGGCAAAGTGACATCTCTCAAGAGGGGAAGGAGGAAACGAGCACTGAAAGGCTCCCTTTCTTCTTGAGAGCCTCTCATCCTCATCCAGATCCTTCACATGAACATCAAGTGGGAGACAGAAAgctcttttttgttgttaaagGAGCCAATAAGGACCTTAAACGCCACTTGATTGTTCACATCAAACATGTACATGTGCAAATGTTCGAAAGGGGACACTCGATGTGCTTTTAGACGCAGGCGTTCGTACGAGGAAGCTTTATTGTGCGTATTCATCATCGGAACTCTGCCACTGAAGGCTTCTGCTGTATATTTTATAAAGTGGCACTTAAGCACAAACAGAAGCCAGACGTTGTGAAATAAAAGTCTGCGCCGACATGGAGTTTAACCGCGGAGTGCGGCGTCGCTCGTAAATCCAAAGCGCAAGAGACGACACGCTTTGGAGTCACGCCCGTTTGCATAGCTACAAATGTCAATTCCCTCATAAATGGCGTTTGAAACGAAATACCACAGAAAGAGGACGTATATTGTTATCCCTTGATATTATCCAAACGTTAGCATTATAGGGATGACATCGGatcacgtcaccatttttcttgcctggtggaaaaaaaattacattttttaaacgcTAAAAGTTGAGGCCAAGTGAAGAAATATCACACTTCTCCCAGAAGGGCATATCTAAGGAAATATGTTGTCCTTTGACAGAGTTCAAATCTGTGGAGGGAGGGCTCTGCTATTGAGTGCGATAAAACCaactgaaacaataaaaaaatacataaacatttttttttttttttttttttactccagtCTAGAGAAAGCCCAATAGTGTTTTTTCATGATACTAGCCATCGCTTGgccaattttttgacttgaccCCCCCCCAGCTAGATGGCGGCAACAAACCTCGCAACATCCAGCCGCTATCAAGTTACACTGGTTTCCTTACAGTGGAGGGACAATACCAGTTGATGGCAGGAAACCATTAAACTGGTTTGCTAATAAACGAACGTGGAGGgacaatacattaggtacagtcGTGTTTTGTGCTCCTATTTCTCGTGTTTGTAAATTATGTGGCGGGCAAATgctgttactgttttttttaatacagtacaatactgttcagtgcaatttttctcagaaaaaaaaaacggcactaATACATTTCGggagtgtttttgtttggtgggttggaatggattaactgcatttgcatttattacAACGGGGAAAGGTAATTTAGAATTCAAGTGTTTTTAGACAAGCGTGGTCAGGTAACTAGTTAAAATCGTATCTAGTGGCACCACTGCAGTTGAGAATTGACAGATGCTTAGGAAAAATACAGTGCAGCACCCAGACACTTCACCCAGATCAATTGCCTATTTTGTTCTATGACCAAATTGAAATCCGTTGAGCGAGGGGTCTGCTATTAAGTGCGATACAACTAAACGGCTCATGCAGAAGCTTCTCAACAAGAACTTATACAAGGAGTCGTGGTTTCCCCTTTAAGGCGACACACGgtctctgccaaactgctgatCTAGTTGATAAATGCAGCTTCGAAACGGTCGCACTGTGTCACAGCAGCCTGGGAACGCGCTGACCCCCCGCACCAACCCAAACCCGAGCCGACCCCGACCGCTGCAACCCGTCCCATCCATCATTAGGCTGTTGAAGGagcaaaaaaactacaaaaagagGCGCTTCGAGTCCTCACCGTGTCTTCGAGGCGACATCAGAAAGTAGTTAAGACATAAATAGAGAGCACACATGATTGTGGTTGGGGTTGCAGTCGACTTGTGACAAGCTCAAATGATTCAATTCCATAAGTAGCCATCATGTGTCCAATTAAAGCAGACTGCAGGAGTGCCTGTAGCTTGTAACCGCGGCAGCCCAGAATTATCCAGTGCTAACGAGACTGCGGTCAACCTAGTAGCGGTCGGTCGCTTACTTTTGGAaggtttgcttttgttttggttttgagaAGATGAAAGACTTTGGCGATCGTACCAGAAAGGTAACAGAGGTGGGACAGCGCCGTTGTGTAATGTAATTGAGCAATGCAAATGACACAGACAAAGTCAacctcatatttttttttttttcctcccccaaaaaaagaaattctcaaAATTCTTCATTCAACACCCCACAATGacaaaatgaatttgtttttagaaacaaCTGGCCACCCTCCACAAGTTCTGATATTCCAAGGTAGTATCAGAAGCAATACTGGGCCTGTGTGTAATGGGATTCTGCAATGCACAAGACACAGAATGTGGGGGACGAGCTATAAATGGCAAGTTTCTGCCTTTGGATGTAGTATTCTACAAATGTTTCTAGACATAACTGAGAAGCGACAGTATTCTGCAATCCACACAAAATGGATAACAAAGTCCACCTGGCTATTGTCCGCCTTCGGAGGTAGGAATATGTGCTTGTGTATCAGAAGTTTCCACTGCACAAGGCACGGAAAGAAAAGGGACAAAGTCAACCCCCCAATTTTCTGCCTTCCGAGGTAGTATTCTAGGGGGACAGTGCCTTTGTGTAATTCTATTCTGCAATACTGCAATGGCAGTATGAAGTCCAACACATGTGACACTCACTTCTCCTGCCTTGTTACgctaaaaaagtaaaacaaattttaaaaatttaaaaagtaatgtACCACCTGTTCCTGTCAGACaagtattttacacttcatcgAATTATTTGATTGCAGGATACAGGGTTGCTGTGTGAATTTTGCAGGGTCTCTGCGTGAAAGAGGATACTGACCGTCAGCTTGGGAAGGTTTAACAAGGCGTTAGCTCTCGGCGGATGCGACAAAACCAGCGAGCTGTGGAGAGGGCTGCAGGTGAAGActcagcttgtgtgtgtgctgtgtgtgtgtgtgtgtgtgtgtgtgtgtgtgtgcgtgtgcgtgttccCTGACAATTGACATGCACCATGAGACATGAGATGCCTTGATCTTGGTGCAGTGAAGatgaataaaagatgaaaaagcACATGCCACCTCAAcccccttacacacacacacacgcacacacaaacaggaagtatgTGGAGGATAAGTGTTGGCAGGGCTGCTTTGTTTTGCATCAACCATAACTGGTAGTGAAGACAGGTGAGCAACAATAGGTTTTTCCGTCAACTTGTGGTTTCACTTTTGGGTTTCGGGTTTCTAGACCCTAAAGTGGCCATCAGTTGGTTCAGATACAGGTGAGCTGCTGCTGGCGTTAACTCAGTTGTATTTTCGTACAGCGGTGTGCACGTACTTGAGGGAATGCACGTGGCGGGCTTCTAATGAGCTTTGCGCTTTTACTTCCAGGCTAATGGAAACCTCAggagacccccccaccccacccctccgGCAGCCTAATGGCCACCTATGGGATTTTATACCTGGGACAAGAAGTGCAACTTCACAGGTTTACTGTCATCACTTtcccctcttcctcttctttggAGGAGGAGACCAAAACGTTGTCAATGCGTGGCAATAATGATTAACGTgcgttattattaatattagcGCAGCCTCTGGGAAAAGCAGCAATATAACGCGCTATCGTGTGTTTATTTAGCAGCGGCAAATGGCAGTTTACTACGGGGCGGTGTTTGGGGGAAGACGAGGGGGTGTTGTGCACTGGCGTCTGAATTATCACCTCATTAAAAATGAGACTAATTTGCTAAGGACACACAGGTAgggtttgtgtttttattgttgattaTGTTAACAAaacactggtgtgtgtgtgtttgtgtgtgaggcgGCCATATTGTCCCTATCGGTGTGGGATAGGGGGGCTTGAGGAGGGGTCCTCTGCTTTCACAATTAACCACTTGTAATGGCAGCTTAGgcagaaagtgtgtgtgtgtgggggggggggctacatGCTGACCAAAGGGGAGGTTTAGGGGGCACACTTGTGGTCAGCGAGGCCTGCAGGGAGCACCACCCCCACATTGGATGGGTCAAGCGTGACACACAGAGCTGGAGGACTGTGAATGAGTGGGTCCACACTTTGGGGGAacagggtgtgcgtgtgtgtaggggtgtgggggggggatggGGCATGACCTGTGGAACAATTCAACATAAACGCCACTCGTTTGGAAACTAAAAATGACCGGTACAGAGACCCGTTCGTCCGAGTAGAGGGCGTGCTGTTAGTGATTCCGGACGTTCTGGAATTAGAATGCGAACGGAAGGCCCTCATGATGGGATTTATCAAGCGGTTAAACCACTTCCCAATTACAAAGGCCAATTACAGTGCGTTGTATGTGTGTAGGGAGTGTGGAAGTATGGCCTTAAGCCAATGTGGCGATAGCTGCATCCACCGCGGAAACAGTGTGACATCTGTCCGGTTGAAGATTTGAAAGTATAACTCTGGATGTGACGTGTGTTTTGGCACTTGGGCCACATTGCTGTATGGAAATATGGCCGAAAGTCAATATGGCAATAACAACCTCTGTTACGGAATCAGTATGACATCATTGGTCCAGTTAAAAATGTTTCAGTTCAAATCCAGATGAGTCTTGGGTCTGAGTAAGAGTTGTACAAATTAGTTGACTCTACCACTCCGCATTGATGTTTAACGCTTGAAGTCGACTAATTGCTCATCAGGTTTTTGACATATCTTCATCTTACAAATGCCCAATTGACGGAGTTTTGACTTGTCTGTTgtcttgtattttcactcatttatttctatttatttcaacGGCTGTTCGTTGAAATATGTCTTTGCATGAAACCGGTGAAAGGTTGGCGACTTCTGTTACCTGTGCTGAAAGAATATCAATGACaccatcgattaatcgactttcATCGCAATAAGGTCGACGACAAAAAAATCATTAGTCACTCAAAAACTAGTGTGTAGGCAGTATGACTGCATGGCGGTACTGAGGTATGGCCATAAGGCAATATGCCGATAGCTGCATTCACCCCAGAAACagtgtgacatcatcatctcTTTGAAGGTTTGGAAGTGTAAATCCTAATGTTTCTTGTGCATTGAGCCGAGATGGCAGGATGACGCTATAGATAGCTATAGTGTGACATATAAAGTCAAGTTGAAGGTT
The sequence above is a segment of the Phycodurus eques isolate BA_2022a chromosome 19, UOR_Pequ_1.1, whole genome shotgun sequence genome. Coding sequences within it:
- the hs3st3b1b gene encoding heparan sulfate glucosamine 3-O-sulfotransferase 3B1b, translating into MEYSPPRPSPCCRFPGAVKKKALLLSIMLFIWMFVLYSCVGPCSTGVLLDSPRDRDRDGAERADLLSRLRWEDVDYYEEPAAARGAASRDLLLSDAPEPSAMSSFSNGAGSKKLPQAIIIGVKKGGTRALLEFLRVHPDIRAVGAEPHFFDRNYDNGLEWYRDLMPKTLEGQITMEKTPSYFVTKEAPARISAMSRGTKLIVVVRDPVTRAISDYTQTLSKKPDIPSFESLTFKNRTTGLIDTSWSAIQIGIYAKHLDNWLQYFPMEQILFVSGERLISDPAGELGRVQDFLGLKRIITDKHFYFNQTKGFPCLKKAEGSSKPHCLGKTKGRTHPDIRPEVVRRLRDFYRPFNMKFYQMTAHNFGWD